CCCTGGTGGTGCTCTCCAGCGTCGTCGAGGGCTTCCCGGCCGGGCTGGTCGAGGCCATGTTCTGCGGTCGCGCGACCGTGTCCACGGACGTCGGCGCGGTGGTGGAGGCCATCGGCGGCACCGGACTCGTCGTGCCCCCGCGCAATCCGCGGGCGCTCGCCGAGGCGTGCGTCGCCCTGCTGCGCGACCCCGAGCGCCGCGAGCGCCTCGGAGCCGCCGCGCGCGCCCGCGCACTGGAGCTGTTCACCGTCGAGCAGAACGTCGCGGCATTTCACGGCATTTACCTGGAGATCCTCTCGCGCACACCGGTGCGGCGCGTCCTCCTCGACGACATGGGCGCACCCCTGCCGTTCGGCGTACCGGCCGAGGCCCACGTCCCGGGCCGGTGGGCCGACCCCGCGGCCCGGATCGCCGTACGCGGCGGCCCCGGCTGGGCGACGGACACACCCGTCGCGGCCACGACCCCCGTCTCCGCCGCGCCCGAGGGAGTGTCCCGATGAGCGGCCTCGGCGAACTGGACCGGCCCGAGACGCCCAGCAGTCCGGGGGCCTGGGACGAACGCTCACGCCGTTCCCTGACGGACGTCGGTGGCGACGAGGGCGGGACGGATGAGAGCGGGAGCCGTGGCGCGGGCGCGGTGGCGTCCTCGCGAGACCGGCAGTCGCCCTCCCGCGCCCGCCGGTCCAACGCGGACCCCGTGAAGGCCCTGATGCACCGCCACCGCGACCTGTGCGAACGCGCCGTGGACCCGCTGGAGATCGCGGCCGGCCTGGAGGCGCACGGCGTCACCGACCGTACCGCCGCACGCTTCCGGCACCGGGACGTCTTCTCCCTCGCGGAGGAGATGTACGCCCGCGTCCCGCGCGACGACGACCCGGCGCCGCGCCTCACGAACCCGCCGGCCCCGAGCGTCCGCGCCGCGTGGCTCCTGCTCGCCCTGCTGCCCGGCGTCCTGTGCGCCGCCGCCGTGGCCGGCCTGCGCCTCACCGACGGGAGGCCACGCCTGATCGCGGCCGCCGTCGGCGCGCTCGCCGTGACGATGGCGCTGCGCGCGGCACTGCGCCGAGGCCCGTTGAGCGCCGCCACCCGAACCTCCGGTACCTGGACCTGCTGGCTGGTCGGCTACGCCCTCCTCGGCGACGGACTCCTGCGCACCGCCCTCGCCGGAGGCCCCGACGCCCTGCCGGACGGCACGGCCGACGGGGAGTGGCCCCTCACCGCCGCCCCCGTCGTGGCGCTCGCGCTGTCCTGTGCGCCCGCCGCGGTCTGCGCCCACCTCTTCGCCGTGCGCGCCCGGCGCAAACTGACGTCCAGCCGCGGCCTCGCCGACTTCTCCGCCTCCGTACGCCCCCTCCTGCTCGGCACGTTCGCCCTGTACATGGGCGTTCTGACCGCCCTGCTCACGCTGACCGGCGCGGTCCTGGACGAGCCCGCGGCACACCCCCAGGCTCTCGCCCTGGGCGCCCTGCTGCTGCTCGCCCGGCTGCTCACCGTGCACGGCCACGCCCACTCCGCCACGCTCGTCCTCACCGCCACGGCCGCCGCCGAGGGAGCCGCCCTGGCCACGCTCTTCGCCGGCCGCCTCCCCGGCTGTGACTTCCTGGCCGTGCCCGTGGAGGCCCTGGTGGCCGCCTGCGGCCCGGCCGGTGTGCCCACGGCGGCCTGCGGCCTCGGCGCGCTGACCCTCCTGGTGCACGCGTCCCGTCGCCTGACCAGGGCGAGCGCCCACGCCCATGCCGACGCAGCGACGGAGCGGCCGGGATGAGCACGCCCCGGGCAGCCCTGCACACGTCCGCAAACACCCCCTGAAGGAGCCCCAGATGACCACCTCCCGACCCGACGCCTCGGCACCGGGAGCCGCCCGATGAGAGTCCTGCTGATCGGAGCCAACGGCTACATCGGACGCTTCGTCGCCGACCGTCTCCTCGCCGACCCGGCCGTCCAGCTCACCGCTCTCGGCCGCGGCGACGACGCCGACGTCCGCTTCGACCTCGCCACCGGCAGCCCCGGCGCCCTCACCCGCTTCCTGGACGCGGTCCACCCCGGCGTCGTCGTCAACTGCGCGGGCGCCACCCGGGGCGGCGCCCGCGAACTCACCCGGCACAACACCGTCGCCGTCGCCACCGTCTGCGAGGCCCTGCGCCGCAGCGGGTGCGGCGCCCGGCTGGTGCAGGTCGGCTGCAGCGCGGAGTACGGGCCCAGCCAGCCCGGCTCCTCCACCGCCGAGGACGCCGTGCCCCGCCCCGGCGGCCCGTACGGCGTGAGCAAACTCGCCGCGACCGAGCTGGTCCTCGGCTCCGGCCTGGACGCCGTCGTCCTCCGCGTCTTCTCACCCGCGGGCCCCGGCACCCCCGCCGGCTCACCGCTGGGCCGCCTCGCCGAGGCCATGCGCCGCGCCATGCAGTCCGGGGACGGTGAGCTGCGGCTCGGCGGTCTCGGTGCCCAGCGCGACTTCATCGACGTCCGCGACGTCGCCCGCGCCGTGCACGCCGCCTCGCTCTCCGCCGCCCAGGGCGTCATCAACATCGGCTCCGGCCGCGCCGTCCGCCTGCGCGACGCCGCCGCCACCCTCGCCCGCGTGGCCGGCTACGGCGGCGCCCTGCACGAACTCGACGGACCGCCCGGCGCGCTGCGGCCCACCATCGGCCATCCCCGCACCGAATCCGTCGGGCACCGCGTCGACGCCCTGGGCCACCACCGCGCCGACGGCCTCGGCCACCACCGCCCGGAACCCCTCGGGCACCGCGGTGACCGCGCCGACACCGAGCACGCCGCGCCGGTCTCCTACCCCTACCCGGACGGCTGCGGCAGCTGGCAGCAGGCCGATGTGCGCACCGCGCGCGACCGGCTCGGCTGGCGGCCCCGGATCGGTCTCGAAGAGTCCCTCGCGGACATCTGG
The Streptomyces sp. NBC_01723 genome window above contains:
- a CDS encoding NAD-dependent epimerase/dehydratase family protein; this encodes MRVLLIGANGYIGRFVADRLLADPAVQLTALGRGDDADVRFDLATGSPGALTRFLDAVHPGVVVNCAGATRGGARELTRHNTVAVATVCEALRRSGCGARLVQVGCSAEYGPSQPGSSTAEDAVPRPGGPYGVSKLAATELVLGSGLDAVVLRVFSPAGPGTPAGSPLGRLAEAMRRAMQSGDGELRLGGLGAQRDFIDVRDVARAVHAASLSAAQGVINIGSGRAVRLRDAAATLARVAGYGGALHELDGPPGALRPTIGHPRTESVGHRVDALGHHRADGLGHHRPEPLGHRGDRADTEHAAPVSYPYPDGCGSWQQADVRTARDRLGWRPRIGLEESLADIWMEAACRI